From Rhodococcus sp. B7740, one genomic window encodes:
- a CDS encoding DUF6474 family protein — MGLFRKRKGRATRKAEAKALKHKATLEAKLGAKNERKQLKAIAKAQRKLSAVEAKSQKNVEKAQVSALKAQQKAAMQGTLSVAQIRKYLGIARLLIPVLAPILYRGATVVRAQLDSRKAQQLGVAPDQLSEYTGHGGKLSARIAGAEKSLNTIGARHSDPETKSFGAAISERLDDLTTAVRASEQMPPARRKTAHAAISAELDGIEADLLARLGVR; from the coding sequence ATGGGTTTGTTCCGCAAGCGTAAGGGTCGTGCCACTCGCAAGGCAGAGGCCAAAGCTCTCAAGCACAAGGCAACACTCGAAGCGAAACTGGGCGCGAAGAACGAGCGCAAGCAGTTGAAGGCGATCGCCAAGGCACAGCGCAAGCTCAGCGCGGTGGAGGCCAAGTCGCAGAAAAACGTCGAGAAGGCGCAGGTCTCTGCCCTCAAGGCTCAGCAGAAAGCTGCGATGCAGGGAACACTGAGCGTGGCTCAGATCCGCAAGTATCTCGGTATTGCCCGGCTGCTGATTCCGGTGTTGGCCCCCATCCTCTACCGCGGTGCGACCGTCGTGCGTGCGCAGCTCGACAGCCGCAAGGCGCAGCAGCTCGGTGTCGCACCCGATCAGCTCAGCGAGTACACCGGCCACGGCGGCAAGCTCAGCGCCCGCATCGCCGGTGCCGAGAAGTCGCTCAACACCATCGGTGCGCGCCACTCCGATCCCGAGACCAAGAGCTTCGGTGCCGCGATCAGCGAGCGTCTCGACGATCTGACCACCGCTGTCCGCGCATCCGAGCAGATGCCGCCCGCTCGCCGCAAGACCGCACACGCCGCTATCTCCGCAGAGCTCGACGGCATCGAGGCCGATCTGCTCGCCCGTCTCGGCGTGCGCTGA